The sequence TTGCTTGGATAATTATTATTGTTGCTATTGCTGTATTTCAGGTAATAAGTGTTTCGTCTTCATTCCCTGAGGTTTATACATATATCTCAACGCTTTTACTTTTTCTGGCTGCCCTTGGGTTTTTGTATCGTGTGAATATGATGAAAAGGACCATTGTGCGTAAACGCAAAGATCATAAGCTTCTCGGTCAGATACTCAGACAAGCCGGTCTCTGTTCTGCAGACAAGATACTCGAAGCGCTAAATTCCCAAAGTTCAGGCGATAGAAGACATCTCGGTGAGATTTTAACTGAAATGGGCGCGATTACTTCTGAGCAATTGGAAAATGCGCTTAAAGTTCAGGCTGAAAAAAGCTAAACCTCGCGCCGGTTTGACCTGAAAGAAAATCTAACATTCATGCTTTTCGGAGCAATAGATCTAATATAACCTGTGCTTAAAAGTTTTAATACCTTTTCACTGGGTGAGCCGGTTACTTGGATTTGGACCACTGAGTTTTCGTCTATAGCGTCTATTTCTTTTCTCAGAAAGAAAGAAATTTTTTCGGGAGATTTTCCTCCATCCAGATTTATAATGACCATTGGTCTCGAAGGCAAACGGACAAAATCGAGTGTTAATTTCGAGTCGGGATGGATAGTTATCTCGTAGAAGCCCTTTTCCTCATCTATCTCAGCGAAGGATGTTCGCTCTATTGAGCCGGAATATAAGACCATCGGGGCGTTTACATCGAATTTGAGAACCTGCTTTCGATGGATATGACCGCTTAAAATCAGATTAACCTTAGGAAGAGCCTTTGGTGGGATGGAATCCGGCCTTCATCGGAATGTAAAATTCTTCGGGCCTACTGTTGTTCCCTCAACAATTTGGTGCATGCATAGAATTTTGTAGTTCGCTTTAGTTTCGAAGAGACCCGTTTGGCGGATAGTGTTTATGAAATTCTCGCGAATATTTTTAGTATAAGGAAATCCTCCGAGTGCTATATGGGATTTACCCTTATGAAAAACGAAGGTCTGCGGGAAATCGAAGATATTTATTCCGGGGTGTTCCGCGATAAGTCTGTATGGTATTGCTCCGCGCTCGTGGTTGCCGGGGACGAGGTAAACCGGAATCTCGCAGTCTGCGAGATCAAAAAGCGGTTCGAACGCCTTCATTACGAGGTTTGTGGAGATTTTACTGCGGTAAAAAAGATCTCCGCCATGCACAATGAAATCGAGCCCACGATTTTTGGCATATTTGAGGATGGAAATGTAATTCGCAAAAAAATCGGCATCACGGCGTCGCCGTTCGATTCGCGGTCTCGATACGGAATCAAAGCCGATATGAGAATCTGCAAAAAAAGCGAATTTTACAATTTGCCTAGGAGGCATATTTTCTCAATATCTTAAATACGAAAGTCGGTATAGCCTAGGGTAATGGTCCTCTGCCATAAATCTGCCCGATTATTATCGATATTCCCACGGCTTCTCCGAGGTGCTCCCGATGACAGGAATTTCTGTTACGCGATGGCCCGCGAGGTCGAAGACTTCCATTTTAATATTAGCGGGCAACCGGCCGGTCGTCCCTAACATGCAATCTCATTTTAGATAGACCACTCGCTTAGTAATCGTGCGCCCCTCCGGT comes from bacterium and encodes:
- a CDS encoding metallophosphoesterase produces the protein MPPRQIVKFAFFADSHIGFDSVSRPRIERRRRDADFFANYISILKYAKNRGLDFIVHGGDLFYRSKISTNLVMKAFEPLFDLADCEIPVYLVPGNHERGAIPYRLIAEHPGINIFDFPQTFVFHKGKSHIALGGFPYTKNIRENFINTIRQTGLFETKANYKILCMHQIVEGTTVGPKNFTFR